The following coding sequences lie in one Clostridiales bacterium genomic window:
- the dtd gene encoding D-aminoacyl-tRNA deacylase, giving the protein MRAVVQRVKSSEVLTGEKVIARIGNGLNVLLGVEEGDTDDDIEYMAEKIAGLRIFEDDKGKMNLSLYDTGGEILVVSQFTLLGDCRKGKRPNFMHAAKQEYALNIYNEFIMKLKDMGLKVSTGIFQAIMLVKIDNDGPVTILIDSRKRF; this is encoded by the coding sequence ATGAGAGCAGTTGTGCAGAGGGTAAAATCCTCGGAAGTCTTAACAGGTGAAAAGGTTATAGCAAGAATAGGAAATGGGTTGAATGTCCTTTTAGGAGTAGAAGAAGGGGATACCGACGATGATATTGAGTATATGGCGGAAAAAATTGCCGGATTAAGGATATTCGAAGACGATAAGGGCAAGATGAATCTTTCGTTATATGACACAGGAGGAGAGATATTGGTAGTATCCCAGTTTACTCTCCTTGGAGATTGCAGAAAAGGCAAACGGCCGAATTTTATGCATGCGGCAAAGCAGGAGTATGCTTTGAATATTTATAATGAATTTATTATGAAGTTAAAAGATATGGGCCTTAAGGTGAGCACGGGGATATTCCAGGCAATTATGCTGGTGAAAATAGATAATGACGGACCCGTAACGATTTTGATCGACAGCAGAAAAAGATTCTAA
- the nifU gene encoding Fe-S cluster assembly scaffold protein NifU, which yields MIYSEKVMDHFRHPRNVGEIENADGVGTVGNPVCGDIMKIYLKIDDNRITDAKFKTFGCGAAVASSSMATELIKGKTVDEAWGTSNKAVMEALEGLPPVKIHCSVLAEQAIHAAINDYRKKHGLVPIPEGKDNDSHENSAQ from the coding sequence ATGATATATAGTGAAAAAGTAATGGATCATTTCAGACATCCAAGAAATGTTGGCGAGATAGAAAATGCCGATGGCGTTGGAACCGTTGGCAATCCGGTATGCGGAGATATAATGAAAATATACTTAAAAATAGATGATAACAGAATAACGGATGCAAAATTCAAGACTTTTGGCTGTGGAGCCGCCGTAGCATCAAGCAGCATGGCAACAGAATTGATAAAGGGAAAAACGGTCGATGAAGCATGGGGAACGTCAAACAAGGCGGTCATGGAGGCATTAGAGGGACTTCCGCCTGTAAAGATACACTGTTCTGTGCTGGCTGAGCAAGCGATACATGCCGCAATAAACGATTACAGGAAAAAACATGGCTTAGTTCCTATACCTGAAGGTAAAGATAATGACTCACACGAAAATAGTGCTCAATAA
- a CDS encoding tRNA threonylcarbamoyladenosine dehydratase, which translates to MLNAFSRTELLIGKKALDKLNKSTVAVFGIGGVGSYAVEALVRCGLGRIVLVDDDRICLTNINRQVHATIKTVGKLKTEVMKERALEINPKVVVDTYRCFYTKENSSELLKNDYNYVIDAIDTVTSKIDMVIKCKQLGIPIISSMGAGCKLDPTKFRVGDIYETTIDPLAKVMRRELRRRGVDSLKVVYSTEEPLKLQDQLEASCKYQCICPPGTKRKCSIRRQIPGSISFIPSVVGLIIAGEVIKDIIGYHAREDGGV; encoded by the coding sequence ATGCTTAATGCTTTTTCGAGAACGGAATTGTTGATAGGCAAGAAGGCATTGGATAAACTTAATAAGAGTACAGTGGCCGTATTTGGAATAGGCGGCGTAGGTTCCTATGCCGTTGAAGCTCTTGTAAGATGCGGGCTTGGAAGAATAGTCCTGGTCGATGACGATAGGATTTGCTTGACAAATATAAACAGGCAGGTCCATGCCACAATAAAAACAGTGGGGAAGCTAAAGACTGAGGTCATGAAAGAAAGGGCCCTTGAAATAAATCCCAAAGTGGTTGTCGATACATACCGGTGTTTTTATACCAAGGAAAATTCAAGCGAGCTTTTAAAAAATGATTATAATTATGTAATTGATGCTATCGATACTGTAACTTCCAAGATAGATATGGTGATTAAATGCAAGCAGCTCGGGATACCGATAATAAGCAGCATGGGTGCGGGATGCAAACTTGATCCCACAAAATTCAGAGTTGGGGACATATATGAAACGACGATAGATCCTCTCGCAAAAGTGATGAGAAGAGAGCTAAGAAGAAGGGGAGTCGATTCGCTCAAGGTTGTTTATTCGACTGAGGAACCGTTGAAATTGCAGGATCAACTGGAAGCTTCCTGCAAATATCAATGCATCTGTCCCCCGGGGACAAAGAGAAAATGTTCCATAAGAAGGCAGATTCCAGGAAGCATATCGTTTATCCCATCGGTTGTCGGGCTTATTATTGCAGGTGAGGTTATCAAGGATATTATCGGTTACCATGCTCGCGAGGATGGAGGTGTATGA
- a CDS encoding Rrf2 family transcriptional regulator, translating into MKLSTKGQYGVKAMFDLALHYGDIPISLREVAKRQDISEYYLEQLIAVLRRKNLVKSVRGAQGGYVLSRDPSSITVGEILDALEGPVEISECLEGNSECLKMSCCVTRLIWIKIRTAINDVVNSITLKDMINDYQNLCKKNKLSIKRSGDNYE; encoded by the coding sequence ATGAAGCTGTCGACAAAAGGTCAATATGGGGTCAAGGCAATGTTTGATTTGGCGTTGCATTATGGAGACATTCCGATATCGCTACGAGAGGTTGCAAAGAGGCAGGACATATCGGAGTATTATCTCGAGCAGCTAATAGCCGTGCTTCGCAGAAAAAACCTTGTAAAAAGCGTAAGAGGGGCACAGGGCGGATATGTACTTTCAAGGGATCCGTCGAGTATTACTGTCGGTGAAATCTTGGATGCTCTTGAAGGTCCTGTAGAAATATCCGAATGTTTGGAAGGTAATTCTGAGTGCCTGAAGATGAGTTGCTGTGTGACCAGGCTGATCTGGATTAAAATAAGGACGGCTATAAACGATGTAGTAAACTCGATAACATTAAAAGACATGATAAATGATTACCAGAACTTATGTAAAAAAAACAAACTTTCGATAAAAAGGAGCGGGGATAATTATGAATAA
- the aspS gene encoding aspartate--tRNA ligase → MGEKLEGLKRTHMCGVLNESNIGENVTVMGWVQRKRNLGSLIFIDLRDRTGIIQAVFGNEINKEAFEKADRVKSEYVLAITGNLVKRSSPNYDIPTGMVEISAKSIKILSESETPPIYIKEGLDASEGIRLKYRYLDLRRPDMQRNLIVRYKTSKVIRDFMDENGFLDIETPMLTKSTPEGARDYLVPSRIFHGQFYALPQSPQLFKQLLMISGYDRYYQIVRCFRDEDLRANRQPEFTQVDMEMSFVDIEDVIEINERLIKKIFKEILGMNVKIPFDRITYKEAMERFGSDKPDTRFKMELKCLNDILKGTGFKVFKDVLDSKGDVRAINAKGCANFGRKEIDRLSEFVKTFKAKGLAWIALKGGEIKSPIAKYLTQEELNGILERMDAKDGDLVLICAGKPKVVFSSLGQLRIEIAKKTGLLKDNKEFNFIWVTEFPLLEYSEEEGRLVAVHHPFTAPMDEDLDILDTAPEKVRSKAYDIVLNGEELGGGSIRINDIKLQEKMFKVLGFTMERAWERFGFLLEAFKYGAPPHGGLAYGFDRMIMFLVNTDNIRDVIAFPKTKDASCLLTNAPSSVDESQLKELGISIVGKEKINS, encoded by the coding sequence ATGGGAGAAAAGCTTGAAGGATTAAAGCGTACCCATATGTGCGGCGTACTGAATGAAAGCAATATAGGTGAGAATGTAACGGTGATGGGCTGGGTGCAGAGAAAAAGGAATCTTGGCAGCCTGATATTTATCGATCTTCGGGATAGGACCGGCATAATACAGGCGGTTTTTGGAAATGAGATAAATAAAGAGGCATTTGAAAAAGCAGACAGGGTTAAATCCGAATATGTGCTTGCAATAACAGGGAACTTGGTAAAAAGATCATCCCCAAACTATGATATTCCTACGGGAATGGTTGAAATATCGGCTAAAAGCATCAAAATATTGAGTGAATCGGAAACGCCACCCATATATATAAAAGAAGGTCTGGATGCATCTGAAGGCATTAGGCTGAAATACAGATATCTTGATTTAAGGCGGCCCGATATGCAGAGAAATCTTATAGTGCGGTACAAGACATCCAAGGTTATAAGAGATTTCATGGACGAAAACGGATTTCTCGACATAGAAACCCCGATGCTTACAAAGAGCACTCCCGAAGGTGCCAGGGATTACCTTGTGCCCAGCAGAATCTTTCACGGGCAATTTTATGCTTTGCCCCAATCGCCCCAGTTATTTAAGCAGCTGCTTATGATTTCAGGATACGACAGATATTATCAGATCGTAAGATGCTTCAGGGATGAGGACTTAAGGGCGAACAGGCAGCCAGAGTTTACCCAGGTTGATATGGAAATGTCCTTCGTAGATATAGAAGATGTGATAGAAATAAATGAAAGGCTCATTAAAAAGATATTTAAAGAAATACTGGGCATGAACGTTAAAATACCTTTTGACAGGATAACTTATAAAGAGGCTATGGAAAGGTTCGGCTCGGATAAACCGGATACCAGATTTAAAATGGAGCTTAAGTGTTTAAACGACATACTAAAAGGGACAGGATTCAAAGTATTCAAGGATGTATTGGATTCAAAAGGTGATGTAAGAGCAATAAATGCAAAGGGCTGTGCAAACTTTGGCAGAAAAGAGATAGACAGACTTTCTGAATTTGTAAAGACATTCAAAGCAAAAGGGCTTGCGTGGATAGCATTAAAGGGAGGAGAAATAAAATCCCCGATTGCAAAATACTTGACTCAAGAGGAACTAAATGGAATATTAGAGAGGATGGATGCAAAGGATGGAGATTTGGTGCTGATTTGTGCAGGCAAACCCAAAGTGGTTTTTTCATCCCTCGGTCAGCTTAGAATAGAAATAGCCAAGAAAACAGGTCTTCTGAAGGACAATAAAGAGTTCAATTTTATATGGGTTACAGAATTTCCTCTTCTTGAATACAGCGAGGAGGAGGGAAGGCTTGTTGCGGTACACCATCCTTTTACAGCCCCGATGGATGAGGATCTGGATATCCTGGATACCGCTCCTGAAAAAGTCAGGTCAAAGGCTTACGATATAGTGCTTAACGGGGAAGAGCTTGGAGGAGGCAGCATAAGGATCAATGACATAAAGCTTCAGGAAAAAATGTTCAAAGTACTTGGATTTACTATGGAGAGAGCCTGGGAAAGATTCGGATTTCTTCTCGAAGCCTTCAAATATGGCGCTCCACCTCATGGCGGACTTGCATACGGTTTTGACAGGATGATAATGTTTCTCGTAAATACCGACAACATAAGGGATGTAATTGCATTCCCCAAGACAAAGGATGCATCCTGTCTGCTTACGAACGCACCTTCCAGCGTTGATGAAAGCCAGCTTAAAGAGCTTGGAATAAGCATTGTCGGAAAAGAAAAAATAAATTCATAA
- the hisS gene encoding histidine--tRNA ligase translates to MLTKAPRGTKDILPSETRTWQCIESQIRQLCDIYGFFEIRTPTFEHTELVQRGVGETTDIVQKEMYTFLDRSNRSITLKPEGTAPAVRAFIENGLYNDAQPTKLFYITPVFRYEKPQAGRLREHHQFGIEEFGDKEPSADAEVISTAVELFKKLGIKNLAININSIGCPVCRKKYNAVLKGYLESKKDSLCETCKERLERNPLRILDCKIDRDKDVLKKAPIILDYLCDECRDHFEKLKVYLDILGYEYKVNPMIVRGLDYYTKTVFEIIYNGKTVSETICGGGRYDGLIEECGGPSMPAVGFGMGIERLIMVLSEEGILHPSEYSFDIYIASIGDDAEMKAFKIISDLRRNGISAEGNHMKRSIKAQMKYANKINAKYTAVIGDNEIKSGYTKIKNMKDGTFEEIKISDIVPYLKNLL, encoded by the coding sequence ATGTTAACGAAAGCTCCAAGGGGAACAAAGGACATACTTCCGTCGGAGACAAGGACATGGCAATGTATTGAAAGCCAGATAAGACAATTATGTGATATTTACGGATTCTTTGAAATAAGGACTCCTACTTTTGAGCATACCGAGCTTGTGCAGAGAGGCGTAGGAGAAACGACGGATATAGTGCAAAAAGAGATGTATACATTTTTAGACAGAAGCAACAGGAGCATTACTTTAAAGCCGGAAGGAACGGCTCCCGCAGTAAGGGCCTTTATCGAAAATGGTTTATATAATGATGCACAACCTACAAAATTATTTTATATAACGCCGGTTTTCAGATATGAGAAGCCACAGGCGGGGAGGCTGAGGGAACATCATCAGTTCGGCATCGAAGAGTTTGGAGATAAGGAACCTTCCGCCGATGCGGAAGTCATAAGCACTGCCGTTGAGTTATTCAAAAAATTAGGGATTAAGAATCTTGCGATAAATATAAACAGCATAGGATGCCCTGTATGCAGGAAAAAATATAATGCTGTTCTCAAAGGATATCTGGAATCGAAAAAAGATTCGCTATGTGAAACCTGTAAAGAGAGGCTTGAAAGAAATCCGCTCCGAATACTGGATTGCAAGATCGACAGGGATAAGGATGTATTGAAGAAAGCTCCGATTATCCTGGATTATCTCTGCGACGAATGCAGGGATCACTTTGAAAAACTTAAAGTATATCTTGATATATTGGGATATGAATATAAGGTAAATCCCATGATCGTCAGAGGGCTTGATTATTACACCAAAACAGTGTTTGAAATAATATATAATGGCAAAACTGTCAGCGAGACTATATGCGGCGGAGGACGTTATGACGGACTTATTGAAGAATGTGGAGGACCCTCCATGCCCGCAGTCGGATTCGGAATGGGAATTGAAAGGCTGATAATGGTACTAAGCGAAGAAGGCATATTGCATCCCTCTGAATATAGTTTCGATATTTATATAGCCTCAATTGGCGACGATGCTGAAATGAAAGCATTTAAAATCATTTCAGACCTCAGAAGAAACGGCATATCTGCCGAAGGAAACCATATGAAGAGGAGTATAAAAGCTCAGATGAAATATGCGAATAAAATAAATGCAAAATATACGGCAGTAATCGGAGATAATGAAATAAAAAGCGGTTATACAAAAATAAAAAATATGAAAGATGGAACTTTTGAAGAAATAAAAATATCGGATATAGTTCCTTATCTTAAAAATTTATTATAG
- a CDS encoding MBL fold metallo-hydrolase encodes MKAITRPAGVYYANCYLVYDEKSNEGFIIDPGGDAPEIIKLIKENSIKANFIILTHGHFDHTGGVNYIRNLLKIPVLMNKKDFKFVSGAFKTLPYLPESDIITVDGFVKEEDIIQFGNEWASIIETPGHTPGGISIKIQNCIFSGDTLFKDSIGRSDFPGGSSEDMINSLENKLFIYPDETVVYPGHGMKTTIGNEKKNFYQLNTFED; translated from the coding sequence ATGAAAGCAATAACCAGGCCGGCCGGGGTTTACTATGCTAATTGCTATTTAGTTTATGATGAAAAAAGCAATGAGGGTTTTATAATCGACCCTGGAGGAGACGCTCCAGAGATTATAAAATTGATAAAAGAAAACTCGATTAAGGCAAATTTTATCATATTGACCCATGGGCACTTTGATCATACCGGCGGCGTAAATTATATAAGGAATTTGTTAAAAATACCGGTACTCATGAACAAAAAGGATTTTAAATTTGTGTCCGGAGCATTTAAAACTCTTCCTTATCTGCCGGAGTCGGATATAATAACGGTCGATGGGTTTGTAAAAGAGGAGGATATTATCCAATTCGGGAATGAATGGGCAAGTATAATTGAGACGCCCGGACATACGCCGGGGGGTATATCGATTAAGATCCAAAATTGTATTTTTTCAGGAGATACGCTTTTTAAGGATTCTATCGGAAGGTCGGATTTTCCGGGCGGCTCTTCTGAAGACATGATAAATTCACTTGAGAATAAATTGTTCATATATCCCGATGAAACGGTTGTTTATCCCGGGCATGGCATGAAGACGACAATTGGGAATGAAAAGAAAAATTTTTATCAACTGAATACTTTTGAAGATTAA
- the nifS gene encoding cysteine desulfurase NifS has product MNKIIYMDHAATTFTKPEVLQEMLPYFTEKFGNPSSIYSIGRETKSVIEKARGRVAKVLGASPDEIYFTAGGSEADNWTLKGIAFANKDRGNHIITTKIEHPAILHSCQFLEKQGFEVTYLPVDEYGLVNIEDLKKAITDKTILVSVMFANNEIGTIEPILEIGKICRERGIYFHTDAVQAVGNVPINVKDMNIDLLSLSAHKFYGPKGIGALYIRKGVKINPLIHGGAQESNRRAGTENVPGIVGLGKAIELAGENIDSHINKLTALRDKLINGIMADIPYTKLNGHPQKRLPGNVNVCFRFIEGESMLLLLDEVGVCASSGSACASGSLDPSHVLLAIGLPHEIAHGSLRLTIGDDTNEEDIDYVLDVLPKFVKRLRDMSPLYEDFVRKGKNK; this is encoded by the coding sequence ATGAATAAAATCATTTATATGGACCATGCGGCCACAACTTTTACTAAACCTGAGGTATTGCAGGAAATGCTGCCTTATTTTACGGAAAAGTTTGGCAATCCATCGTCGATTTATTCAATCGGGCGTGAAACAAAATCTGTGATAGAAAAAGCCAGGGGAAGAGTTGCAAAAGTGCTTGGGGCATCGCCTGATGAAATATATTTTACAGCCGGAGGTTCCGAAGCGGATAACTGGACGCTTAAGGGCATTGCTTTCGCAAACAAAGATAGAGGCAACCATATAATAACCACAAAAATAGAGCATCCTGCGATATTGCACTCATGCCAATTCCTTGAAAAACAGGGGTTTGAAGTTACTTACCTACCTGTAGACGAATACGGCCTTGTAAACATAGAAGATTTGAAAAAGGCTATAACAGATAAAACAATACTCGTTTCCGTAATGTTTGCAAATAATGAAATAGGTACGATAGAACCGATTCTTGAAATCGGTAAAATATGCAGAGAGAGGGGCATATACTTTCATACTGATGCTGTTCAGGCTGTTGGGAATGTACCTATAAATGTTAAGGATATGAACATCGATCTTTTGTCTCTTTCGGCACACAAGTTTTATGGTCCCAAAGGGATCGGGGCTCTTTACATAAGAAAGGGAGTCAAGATAAATCCTCTCATACATGGTGGCGCCCAGGAAAGCAACAGAAGAGCCGGGACGGAAAATGTTCCTGGAATAGTTGGGCTTGGCAAGGCTATCGAACTCGCAGGAGAAAATATTGACAGTCACATAAATAAATTGACCGCTTTAAGGGATAAGCTTATAAATGGAATAATGGCAGATATTCCTTATACAAAACTGAATGGCCATCCTCAAAAAAGGTTGCCCGGCAATGTAAATGTCTGTTTCAGATTCATCGAGGGCGAGTCGATGCTTCTTTTGCTTGATGAAGTTGGAGTATGCGCATCCAGCGGTTCGGCCTGCGCATCAGGGTCTCTTGATCCTTCCCATGTGCTTCTTGCAATCGGGCTTCCCCATGAAATAGCACATGGTTCCTTAAGGCTTACTATAGGCGATGATACTAACGAAGAGGATATTGACTATGTATTGGATGTACTACCCAAGTTTGTTAAGAGATTGAGGGATATGTCGCCTCTGTATGAAGACTTTGTCAGGAAGGGGAAAAACAAATGA
- a CDS encoding metal-sensitive transcriptional regulator yields MMNKDLSKEDIKNRLNRIEGQIRGIQKMIDNGEVCSNILIQIAAVRAAINMVGGLILKNYAQSCIKSAAVKNDENKSIEELIDTIIKFTK; encoded by the coding sequence ATGATGAATAAGGATTTATCGAAAGAGGATATAAAAAATAGATTGAACAGGATCGAAGGGCAGATAAGGGGAATACAGAAAATGATAGACAACGGAGAGGTATGCAGCAATATATTGATCCAAATAGCTGCTGTAAGAGCGGCTATCAACATGGTTGGAGGGCTGATACTCAAGAATTACGCACAATCCTGTATAAAGTCTGCCGCAGTAAAGAATGATGAGAATAAATCGATAGAGGAATTGATAGATACGATAATAAAATTTACAAAGTAA
- the glyA gene encoding serine hydroxymethyltransferase, which yields MMLDELRKKDTEIYKYIEKELKRQQDNIELIASENYTSKAVMEAQGSVLTNKYAEGYPGRRYYGGCEFVDEVEDIARERLKKLFGGEHANVQPHSGSQANMAVYFACLKPGDTVLGMNLSHGGHLTHGSPVNFSGRLYRFYSYGVDENTGRIDYDELGKIAGQVRPKLIVSGASAYPRIIDFKSIREICDRVNALMMVDMAHIAGLVASGLHPNPVLYSDFVTTTTHKTLRGPRGGAIICKEKYGKIIDKAVFPGIQGGPLMHVIAAKAVCFKEAMSPEFKNYQIQIVKNSKALAEGLLEHDFKLVSGGTDNHLILVDLRNKNITGKDAEDLLGQVNITVNKNTIPFDTESPFVTSGIRLGTPAATTRGFNEADMKEIAGIINGVIENRNNDLSKYKDEVKHLCDLHPLCYD from the coding sequence ATGATGCTTGATGAACTGCGAAAAAAAGATACGGAAATTTATAAATATATAGAGAAGGAGCTTAAGAGGCAGCAGGATAATATAGAACTTATCGCATCCGAAAATTATACAAGCAAAGCCGTTATGGAAGCCCAGGGATCCGTGCTTACGAATAAATATGCCGAAGGTTATCCGGGCAGGAGGTATTACGGAGGATGCGAGTTTGTAGATGAGGTTGAAGATATTGCCCGTGAAAGGTTAAAGAAACTGTTTGGAGGCGAACATGCAAACGTACAGCCGCATTCAGGATCCCAAGCCAATATGGCCGTCTATTTTGCGTGTCTGAAACCCGGAGACACCGTCCTCGGTATGAATCTTTCCCATGGGGGGCATCTGACTCACGGCAGCCCTGTCAATTTTTCAGGCAGGTTATATCGATTTTATTCGTATGGCGTTGATGAAAATACGGGCAGAATCGATTATGACGAATTAGGGAAAATTGCCGGGCAAGTCAGGCCAAAGCTCATAGTGTCCGGTGCAAGTGCTTATCCGAGGATAATCGATTTTAAATCGATAAGGGAGATATGCGACAGAGTTAATGCGCTTATGATGGTTGACATGGCGCATATTGCAGGTCTTGTGGCGTCAGGGCTCCATCCCAATCCTGTTTTGTATTCGGATTTTGTTACTACTACGACCCACAAGACTTTAAGAGGGCCGAGAGGCGGAGCGATAATCTGCAAGGAGAAATATGGCAAAATTATCGACAAGGCTGTTTTCCCCGGAATACAAGGTGGTCCTTTGATGCATGTCATTGCTGCAAAAGCAGTATGCTTTAAAGAGGCGATGTCCCCAGAATTTAAAAATTACCAGATACAGATCGTCAAAAATTCGAAGGCTTTAGCAGAAGGACTTTTAGAGCATGATTTCAAGCTTGTTTCGGGTGGAACGGATAACCATTTGATTTTAGTAGATTTAAGGAATAAAAATATAACCGGTAAAGATGCTGAAGATCTTTTGGGCCAAGTAAATATAACTGTAAACAAAAATACAATACCATTTGATACTGAAAGTCCATTCGTAACAAGCGGTATACGTCTGGGAACTCCTGCAGCGACTACCCGGGGATTCAATGAGGCTGACATGAAAGAAATTGCAGGTATAATAAACGGCGTAATCGAAAACAGAAATAATGATCTTTCAAAGTATAAGGACGAAGTAAAACATCTATGTGATTTGCACCCCCTTTGCTATGATTAA